AAATTCAGGATCtatgtaaaacaaaacaaaatatgtgCTAGATGAGATACCCCCCCGACAATGTTAAGTTATTTGTGGAATTTGAGAATCTAATGGAAAGTGCTACGTCAATCCACTTAATTGTGAATATTATGATATGTGTATACCATATAAATATGAAATACACATCACATATGCACTCACCTATCCAGGCTGTCTGTATTGTGCTCCAGGTTGGGGCTACGGTAGGCCCCTCTCCAGCTCTCTGTGCCTGCCTCGCCCTCAATGCTCTGGGGAAACAGCTCCTCCATGAGTTCCTCTCTGGTCCTCATCCCCTGGTCCTCAATTTCTCCATCCAGAGACCAATTCTCCACTGTCATCCTACCCGCTGGCAAGGCCTCCTGATCAGGGAGCGTGTCGATGTCAGTCTCCAGCACCTGCAACGGAGGTAAGATTGTACCGGTAAGCTCACTCCACAGCTTAAATGCCTTGAGATGTCTCAACTCGTGTCGACCAATTGCTAGCTTTCTGGTGGTGCAACTGGCCAGTAAGTTGTCAAGCGTGTGGTCACGTTTGTTTGCAAAGCAGAGGTTCACTAGTTTGAGCCCAGTATAgttttataggttagcatcaagctgtggggtaaaggttcccctaggtacagatctagcaTTAGTTTCCCCTCCCCATATGCTGACCTTatgggcaacttcaccctacgcCCTAGCAGCACAGTGAGGCATGTTACACACCGTGACGGGCAGGGCGAAACATTGTAGCTCTGTCCTGATTGGCTCTTCATCCTCTGGAAGCCCCTCCTCCTGGGAGTCGTCGATGTCTGTTTCCATGGGGATGTCAGCTTCCTGTTCCAAGCTCTGGGCGGGGCTCGGGCCAAAATCGGATTCCGGTTCCAGTTCCAATAATTCTTGTTCCAATTCTGGCTCTGGAAtgggaatcaatcaatcaatcaatcatatttTACTAAACCAATTTTtacagcagttgtcacaaagtgctttacagagaTGTATGGCGTTACTtactgttgttattgttgttggggTGATTCCGCAATCTTCTATTCTGCTGTAACTGTTGTTGTTCATAGCCCATAGCGAAGTAGGACTCTGGTGAGATAACGCCATTCTCTATGGTGAGTTGACCTGAGACACTATGCACTCTGGAAGACGGAGTTCTCTCCCACTCAGCCCTGGCCCTCTGCTGTCTATGAGAGATAGGCTTCAATACAGCAGGACAATCTTGGTCAGCCATGTTGCACAACCTGCAGAGGGACATATAATATACAGTTAAACAGGTATGTGTTACGTCATGCTAAGTGGAGGTgctataatattaatattaataattCAGAAAGGAAACACCACATGTACATTTAACCATTTATTAGAAAAGATAATGCATAGTCTTGgttctgctccttcagggtagctgCCAGAGCGAAGCGTCATATGACGATGATAATATACTGCTcataaaataaagggaacactaaaataacacatcctagatctgaattaatgaaataatcttattaaatacttttttctttacatagttgaatgtgctgacaacaaaatcacaaaaataatcaatggaaatccaatttatcaacccatggaggtctggatttggagtcacactcaaaattaaagtggaaaaccacactacaggctgatccaactttgatgtaatgtccttaaaacaagtcaaaatgaggctcagtagtgtgtgtggcctccacgtgcctgtatgacctccctacaacgcttgggcatgctcctgataaggtggcggatggtctcctgagggatctcctcccagacctggactaaagcatccaccaactcctggacagtctgtggtgcaacgtggcgttggtggatggagcgagacatgatgtcccagatgtgctcaattggattcaggtctggggaacgtgcgggccagtccatagcatcaatgccttcctcttgcaggaactgctgacacactccagccacatgaggtctagcattatcttgcattaggaggaacccagggccaaccgcaccagcatatggtctcacaaggggtctgaggatctcatctcggtacctaatggcagtcaggctacctctggcgagcacatggatggctgtgcggccccccaaagaaatgccaccccacaccatgactgacccacccccaaaccggtcatgctggaggatgttgcaggcagcagaacgttctccacggcgtctccagactctgtcacgtctgtcacatgtgctcagtgtgaacctgctttcatctgtgaagagcacagggtgccagtggcgaatttgccaatcttggtgttctctggcaaatgtcaaacgtcctgcacagtgttgggctgtaagcacaagccccacctgtggacgtcgggccctcataccaccctcatggagtctgtttctgaccgtttgagcagacacatgcacatttgtggcctgctggaggtcattttgcagggctctggcagtgctcctcctgctcctccttgcacaaaggcggaggtagcggtcctgctgctgggttgttgccctcctacggcctcctccacgtctcctgatgtactggcctgtctcctggtagcgcctccatgctctggacactacactgacagacacagcaaaccttcttgccacagctcgcattgatgtgccatcctggatgagctgcactacctgagccacttgtgtgggttgtagactccgtctcatgctaccactagcgtgaaagcaccgccagcattcgaaagtgaccaaaacatcagccaggaagcataggaactgagaagtgatctgtggtcaccacctgcagaaccactcctttattgggggtgtcttgctaattgcctataatttccacctgttgtctattctatttgcacaacagcatgtgaaatatattgtcaatcagtgttgcttcctaagtggacagtttgatttcacagaagtgtgattgacttggagttacattgtgttgtttaagtgttccctttatttttttgagcagtgtatatctatAGGCAGTGAGCACAATATGCAATGTCAAATCCCCTGAAGGAAGAAACACAGAACCCAGACAGGTGGATgctgggggtggtggtgggataGAAACAGCAAGCATAGCGAGCAACAGCTAGTTACAGCACCAATGACATCCGGCATTGAGGAAGCATGTGTTCAACTGGTCAACTTAAATAGACCGCATGTAAGTAGTGTGAATCAAATTGGTGCAATGTCCGCTGATGCAATCAGCTGACGCCACCAGACTCAGGTTTCCCTTCTGAACTGGCTCAgctttattaataataataataataataataagatgtAAAAATGGCTCTGACTACATAGTGTTTCACATGCAGAAACCCACATATAGACACTCTGTAGAGTAGTGAGTAGTATAAGTGCTGACACATTTGTGTGTCATGCCTCTAAGTCTCCATCTCACCTGACACAGCTTTCTGATGGCGGCAGTGTGTCGCGAGGGGGAGTGTCTTTATCTCTTTGGGGCGGGGCCACCGGCCGGAAGGCCGTGTGTGTGAACCCTGGACTAAGCGGAGCCTGGGAAAAGCGGCATTCCTGGACTTGGCTTCTGATGCAGCGTTGGCACCCCTCTAGCTCCTCCCTCTGGGGCGGGAGGCTGTAGGAGCGCTGACGCGTCATTTCACTCTTTTCATGGTGACAGGGGTGAGATGAAGGGCAAGAGGTGGGACCCTCTGGTGgtatgagagggagaggagggggggtggggtTTACCAATGGATGGACGGATGAAGAAACagaggtggagaagagaggagaggtgaagagggtGTGGTGGGAGGCTCTCCTGCGGTGGAACTGCTCCCATTTGGGGGGAGGTGGCCTCGGAGGGGGTAGAGTCTTATTTTTGTTAGCCGCTCCCCTAATTCCTCCCACTCCCATTCTTCCCCCTTCGATCCCGCCTCCCTCCACCAGCTCGGACAGTGGTGTCGCCATAGCAACCGAGGGTGAAGTACGGCGGTAGGTGGAGCCAAAGTGTAGATCGTTCTCGGACATGGCCCTGCTTCGTAGTAGTGATGAAGATGAATATGATGTGGGGTTAACCACCATAGACATCTGGTGATGGTCCTCCTCGTCCATACTACAGGCAGACAGCAAGCCATTCCAACAACCCCCACTTTGGGAGACTTGCTGGTGGTGGTAGTCAGGTGTTACTGTTATAGCACAATTTGGTGGCCCGGTGGATGAATCACGTCTGTACCGGGGGTAgtccctgagagagggagagagaaggggggggggggggtagagcaAGAAAGAGAACAATCAGGCCAAAGAGGAAGTCTACTGGGacccattatttatttcattgtctatttatttttgtttctttctctTAAAGCGGAGTGTAGAGACAgatgctgcatcccaaatggtaccatatattttacatagtgcactacttttgaccagaacccacagagcagagagagagagagagagggagagagagagagagagagagagagcaatcagGCCAAAAAGGAAGTCTACTGAGACCCATTCTTTATTTGTTTGTCTATTTATTTTTTCGTTTCTTTCTCTAAAAGCGGAGTGTAGAGACAgaatctgcgtcccaaatggtaccctatattttacatagtgcactacttttgaccagagcccacagggaataggttgccatttgggggGGACACAGAGACAGGAGGTGGACAGGAAATGACATACCTCTCGGTCAGGCTGAACTTCCTGTTGATCTGTGTCTGTTCCCACGGTAACGGTCGAGATGCAGCAGGATACGCCTGTGGAACACATCGGCCAAGTTATTCacaggaggacagggagagaagcAGGAATGTCGCTTGCTCGCCCAAGGAAACGCTTTAAAGAATAATGCTCGTTGACACCAACGCTCATTTCCTACTTTAAAAAGTTATATAAGTGATGATAATGTGGGAAATGTAAGCTTCTGGAACAAAAAGGAGGAACTATTAGAACAATGGAACCCTTTTAGAACCTTTTGAATGTGTAAAATATGAAACCTTTTTCCAAAACTCAACTTGGGAGGACAGACATCTATCTGAGTGACAAGAGGTGAATAATAAAATGCACTATTCAGTTCCCATCTCAATGACTGGAATCAGTTGATAAAACcccctctagtgtgtgtgtgtgtgtgtctttatatCCTCTTGTATTGGCCAAGCAAGGCCAAGCAGGCAAGGCCAAGCAAGCTTCAAGATATTACATCCTCATTCAGATCTGGACCCATTAAACACTGTTCAATATCTCCAGATACTGTATGAAACCTTGACGTTGAACCAAAGGCCTTAATCTGAAATCaacctgtgcgtgtgtgtgtgcacgtgtgtgtgagtgtgtctagGTATTGTGTAACAGTAACCTATACTTGCCTCTGTTGGTGTGTAGCTCTGTGGTGGATACCTCTGGTGAAGAGCCTGGTTATCCTGGAGGAGAGCGGTGTTGACCGGGTGGAAGGCTGAACGAGGGGCCTCGTTCTGGGTTTGGGGATGGGAGTAGGAGTGGGGCTGGGGGTGGGCATGGGGTTGGGATTGACTGGCAAAGAGATCCTGAGCTGAACTGAgtgactttctctccctctctcttttcctctctctctcactttgtctctctttctccatctcactATCTtgttccctctctatctccctttctctctccatctccagctCTCTCAGTCTAGCCCtttcctctctttgtctctcttcctccctttcccGCTCAAgtgccatctccctctctctggccctgtcttctctttccctctccctttccatTTCCTCCCTCTcgaacaacctctccctctctgtcgccctctcctccctttccctctctctttctctttcctccctttccatctccctctctttttccctctccttctctctctccctctccctgttcccACTAACCGATTGTCTCCGGGCCTCAATGGTACTAATCAAAAGGGGACTTTCTCGCTCGAATCCACCCTGGTAGGAGTACCTCCTCTGGGCTTGTCCCTGTCCATAGCCCCCTCCTTGGTTCTCCAGCATCAACAGATGAGGCTGCCTCTCATGTCTATCTGGCCTCTGCCGTCGACTCGTCAAACCTGGCAAATTTGACACCAATATACTCCTGCTTGTCTCCTCAAAGAACTTACAGCGGTCCGCGAAAGGTAGAATATCAGACTCCTCAGTGTGGGAAGAACAAGTggtggaagaagaagaggaggcagAGGATGCCCTCCCTCGTCCTGACACCCCCAAGGCCACTCCGACCCTCTCCCCCCGTCGGTTAGTGCCAATTTCTGGTTGGAGTTTATGTTCGGGTGTCCATCTCCATCGGCGGGACTTGCCGGCCGGAGCTAGCTCCTCCACGACCTGGATACCCATACCGCAGCTGGGCAAGGTTGGGTCAGACCTCTGGGGTGTCCTGGATGAGTCTGTAGCTTGGTCTTGGTTCCCTGGTGGTTCAGGTTCTTTATCCCTGGGGGGTTGTAGAGCTGAAACTGTGGCTAGGGACAGCTGGTGGAGCTGGAGGGTGGAAGAAGAGGATAGTCTGTTCAGACCTCCAGGAGCTGGAGCTGAGAGGCTGAtgtcagaacaggtgtatacgcCTTGGGAGCTGCTCTCCTTGGCAGGCGGATCAAGGTCCTCAGCCTCTTTCCTCTGGAGGTCCTTGATTTCCAGGTATGGACCTTCTTCTTCCTCAACTGTCTCCCCGCTGTAGAGCAACCCTCCTGGGCCTTTACTCTTGGACAGCTGGGCCTTCTTGTGCTGGATCTCGTTACGAAGGTTCGTGGCGAAACGTTCGCTGCGACGGCGTGCCCGGGACGAACGGTGACTCCTGGGTTTCTTCATCAGCACCTCTCCTTCATTATCatcccttcttcctcctcctcctctaagaCTTCCCTCCAGTAGGCTGTCTACACTGGCTGCAGCACTGAGAGGCCCAAAGTCGGTCTCCCATACCCGCTCAGAGCTCACCTCTCCCTGCGTACAATTTCCAGAGGGCTCCCCTGGCCCTGGAACACTCACCGGCCTACCCCAGGGGTATTGGacctggatgggggagaggagattACCAGCAGCCGCCACCACCTCCCTACTCTCCCAAACCACCACACTCACCTCTCCTGCCTCCCCAATCCCATCAATGTCCACCAATCCTGGGGTAGAGCATGGACTCCTTCCTTCCCACTCCCACTGGTTCtgctggaggagaaggagggaggcgTCATGACTCCCTATATCCCCTCCTAGGTCCTCACTGGGCGGGTTAAGGGGGGAGTGAGACCACTTGGAGctggagagggagacggagctATGGTCCGAAGGGTCACTGGAAAACTCTAGATGACGTAGCTGCGATAAGAGTTTCTCAGGGACGCTTTGTCTGTAGAGACCCGATGAGCAGTGCTTGTTCTGGGGGAGGAGGTGGTTGGCTTCACCTGAGGGGTCTGGATCTATGGAGCTGTCTGGAGGTAGGGAGCTGGAGCCggggatggaggaagaggagcttCTCTCTAGggtagggaggtggagggagtctggatgGATCTCCTGGATCTCTGAGTTCTTATTCACAAGGGAATATTTTTTTTTGGAGATGAGGGTGTAGTATTGCTCCAAAGAATCTCCTTTAAAATTCCCAACCCCATTCCTTTTCCCAATTCCCATGTCTCCCTCTGCCTTTGACGCCTTGCAAGGAGCGGGATAGCCATTCCAGCTGGGAATAACTGGAACGCCAGAAACGTTCTGAGGATTGTCGTCACCGTCCTCGGCATGGCAACGGAAGAGGCTGGGAATTCCGACGGGGGCAGAGATGCATCGTTGATCTTTGACATCTGTAATCCCCAAGCGACCCTTCGTGGCCCTAAAACTGTCTTTCCTGGTTGGGGGAAGGGGGGGAATTGAggcccccctcttccctcctcctccacccctctcctctctcctctcctctctcctctcctcttcaaaaCAGTATGAAGATGGTCTCTCCTTCGCTTCCGGCTGCCTCACTCTTGGCCTGGTCAGCGACCTCGACTTTGGTAGTAGGGCTGAGGTACCGGTCTCATCCTGGGCCTCGCCTGACTCCCTCCCCAGGGATGGTGCATTGCCACAGGCATAAACCCGGCAGGCGGGTCCCCCTGGCCCAAGGCTCCGGAGGATATTCTCCATAGAACAGGCCTCACCGGGCCTTAATGAGACATTATTGTCTGACATATTAGAACTAGCTGAGAAAGAGCTATAAGCAGAGTCTCTTTTATTGTTGAATATAGCAGGGTCCACTGGTGAATTGTGGTAATCATAGTCTCTCTTATTGTTGAAGATGGCCGGGTCCACTGGGGAATTATGGGAATCGTAGTACACTTGGCTGCTAGGAGGGTCAAGGCTGTCCATGCTACCTAGGGAACTGCTTCTGTCTGTAGAGTAGTGTCTGGAGAGCTGGTTCCACTGGATAGACAGATCACTgtaaagaggtggagagagggtgggggagaggggaaggggaggtCGGAGATGAAGGGAGACAGAAATGAGTGATTACTAATTTCTGTTAAATAAATAGTATTATCATCAATACAAGTCATATTTTGGTCCTTTAAACGACATATACCAGATGCTACATTATTTACATCTTAAAAAGTAGGCCTACTGAAGCTGAATCTCTTCTATATTTGCACTAGTCTAAATGGAAAGTAAGAGAAGCATAGGATATACTACTTGATTTAATCTGCTTTACTGTATTCCTATTCATACATCTACCTCTGCCATGTGTTTCTGAAGGATTTGTAAGGAAGAAAAGAAAAAGGAGCAGATGGAACGGTAGCGTCTTTAAGCAGTCAGGGATTACTGCTGCATCGTGGGTAGAGAGGGTGACAGGAAATTATGTCGTAACCAGAGGAAATGACATCCCCTCCCTCCCGAACGTTCCATCAGGGGACAATAAAGAACATGACAGGAATAACAACTCTATGGTGAATTAGAGTGGGGACACACAAGTGGACACACACAATCATAGTCATCAagttggactcgagtcagactgtCAGCCTTTGTTTGAGGTCTTGATTAGCTATTTAAGGGGTTGTTTAACGTTTATGGAACTTCTGACAGTACATCCCAAAGGaagtcacacacagacagacacagacacgcacactctGTTTATTAACTGTCTTCCCCTCTTTGTCCACATGTTCTGGGAGTTTACATGCCATTGTCCTGTTATGCAGAGAGAATATGTCTCATCAGACATtgcattgtctgtgtgtgtgtgtgtgtgagttttgtGTATGTGGCAATAAAAGCGAGGACTGCATAATTCTGAGAATTGCAGCACAAAGCGATTTACAGCTTTACGTATGCTCAAGCCTATCTACGCCACTCAAAACCATTAGTGTGTGTGATACATAAATACTGGACTATCTAAGC
The DNA window shown above is from Salmo trutta chromosome 8, fSalTru1.1, whole genome shotgun sequence and carries:
- the shroom4 gene encoding protein Shroom2 — translated: MEREREIEREQDSEMEKERQSERERKRERERKSLSSAQDLFASQSQPHAHPQPHSYSHPQTQNEAPRSAFHPVNTALLQDNQALHQRYPPQSYTPTEAYPAASRPLPWEQTQINRKFSLTERDYPRYRRDSSTGPPNCAITVTPDYHHQQVSQSGGCWNGLLSACSMDEEDHHQMSMVVNPTSYSSSSLLRSRAMSENDLHFGSTYRRTSPSVAMATPLSELVEGGGIEGGRMGVGGIRGAANKNKTLPPPRPPPPKWEQFHRRRASHHTLFTSPLFSTSVSSSVHPLVNPTPPPLPLIPPEGPTSCPSSHPCHHEKSEMTRQRSYSLPPQREELEGCQRCIRSQVQECRFSQAPLSPGFTHTAFRPVAPPQRDKDTPPRDTLPPSESCVRLCNMADQDCPAVLKPISHRQQRARAEWERTPSSRVHSVSGQLTIENGVISPESYFAMGYEQQQLQQNRRLRNHPNNNNNKPELEQELLELEPESDFGPSPAQSLEQEADIPMETDIDDSQEEGLPEDEEPIRTELQCFALPVTVLETDIDTLPDQEALPAGRMTVENWSLDGEIEDQGMRTREELMEELFPQSIEGEAGTESWRGAYRSPNLEHNTDSLDRRSGASSSCSSYYSTSAAKAQLLTQMKDYCSDTRDTDDDDEDLSYKRQLMESLRKKLGILREAQRGLQEDIRANAQLGEEVESLVLAFCKPNEVDKFRMFIGDMDKVVSLLLSLSGRLLRVESSLDNLEAETGHYERLPLLEKKRQLLVQLSEAQDLKEHVDRREQVVGRVLRRCLSPEQHRDYSHYVKMKAALLVEQRQLEDKIRLGEEQLRGLRESLGMGLGMSMGYGHY